One Bos taurus isolate L1 Dominette 01449 registration number 42190680 breed Hereford chromosome 3, ARS-UCD2.0, whole genome shotgun sequence DNA window includes the following coding sequences:
- the ADAR gene encoding double-stranded RNA-specific adenosine deaminase isoform X2, with translation MAEIKEKICDHLFNVSSSSALNLAKNIGLTKARDVNAVLIDLERQGDVYRQGTTPPIWYLTDKKRERIQIKRNKDSVPETTQAAAVLETGKTTEGPTCNSPASDASNSTVTPGKVENGQEPVVKLKLKQEATAEPVKLKPPVYDNGPSKTGYVDFENGQWATDDIPDDLNSIHAAPGEFRAIMEMPSFYSHGLPRCSPYKKLTECQLKNPISGLLEYAQFASQTCEFNMIEQSGPPHEPRFKFQVVINGREFPPAEAGSKKVAKQDAAMKAMTILLEEAKAKDSGRSEESYHYSSEKESEKTAESQTATPSATSFLSGKNPVTTLLECVHKLGSSCEFRLLSREGPAHDPKFQYCVAMGTHTFPTASAPSKKAAKQMAAEEAMKALQGEATSSTSSEDQPGSTNTEAFDNLESVMPNKVRRISELVRYLNTNPVGGLLEYARSHGFAAEFKLVDQSGPPHEPKFVYQAKVGGRWFPAVCAHSKKQGKQEAADAALRVLIGEDEKAERMGFTELPLTGSTFHDQIAMLSHRCFNALTNSFQPSLLGRKILAAIIMKKDSDDLGVVVSLGTGNRCVKGDSLSLKGETVNDCHAEIISRRGFIRFLYSELMKYNPQTAKDSIFEPAKGGEKLQIKKSVSFHLYISTAPCGDGALFDKSCSDRAVESTDSRHYPVFENPKQGKLRTKVENGEGTIPVESSDIVPTWDGIRLGERLRTMSCSDKILRWNVLGLQGALLTHFLQPVYLKSVTLGYLFSQGHLTRAICCRVTRDGSAFEDGLRHPFIVNHPKVGRVSVYDSKRQSGKTKETSVNWCLADGYDLEILDGTRGTVDGPRNELSRVSKKNIFLLFKKLCSFRYRRDLLRLSYGEAKKAARDYEIAKNYFKKSLKDMGYGNWISKPQEEKNFYLCPV, from the exons ATGGCTGAGATCAAGGAGAAGATCTGTGACCACCTGTTCAACGTGTCCAGCTCCTCTGCCCTGAACTTGGCTAAGAACATTGGCCTCACTAAGGCCCGGGATGTGAATGCTGTGCTGATTGACTTGGAAAGGCAGGGAGATGTCTACAGGCAGGGGACCACCCCTCCCATATGGTATTTGACTGACAAGAAGCGAGAGAGGATACAGATCAAGAGAAACAAGGACAGTGTTCCTGAAACCACTCAAGCTGCTGCTGTCCTGGAGACCGGAAAAACCACAGAGGGCCCCACCTGCAACTCACCTGCGTCAGACGCCTCCAACAGCACGGTCACCCCAGGAAAGGTGGAAAATGGGCAGGAACCCGTCGTCAAGTTAAAACTCAAGCAAGAGGCCACAGCAGAACCAGTAAAACTGAAACCACCTGTTTATGACAACGGCCCCTCCAAAACAGGGTATGTTGACTTTGAAAACGGCCAGTGGGCCACAGATGACATCCCCGATGACTTGAATAGTATCCACGCCGCACCAGGTGAGTTCCGCGCCATCATGGAGATGCCCTCCTTCTACAGTCATGGCTTGCCACGGTGTTCACCCTACAAGAAACTGACAGAGTGCCAGCTGAAGAACCCCATCAGCGGCCTGTTAGAGTATGCCCAGTTCGCTAGTCAGACCTGTGAGTTCAACATGATAGAGCAGAGCGGACCACCCCATGAACCTCG ATTTAAATTCCAAGTTGTCATCAATGGCCGAGAGTTTCCCCCAGCTGAAGCTGGCAGCAAGAAAGTGGCCAAGCAGGATGCAGCCATGAAAGCCATGACAATTCTGCTTGAGGAAGCTAAAGCCAAGGACAGTGGAAGATCAGAAGAATCATACCACTATTCCTCAGAGAAGGAATCAGAGAAG ACCGCAGAGTCCCAGACTGCCACCCCTTCAGCAACATCCTTCCTTTCTGGGAAGAACCCCGTCACTACATTGCTTGAGTGTGTGCACAAGTTGGGGAGCTCCTGTGAATTCCGTCTCCTATCCAGAGAAGGCCCTGCCCATGACCCCAA GTTCCAGTACTGTGTTGCAATGGGAACCCATACTTTCCCCACTGCCAGCGCCCCAAGCAAGAAGGCAGCAAAGCAGATGGCTGCAGAGGAAGCCATGAAGGCCCTGCAAGGGGAGGCGACCAGCTCGACGTCTTCTGAAGACCAG CCCGGAAGTACGAACACGGAAGCATTCGATAACTTGGAATCAGTGATGCCCAACAAGGTCAGGAGGATCAGTGAGCTCGTGCGATACCTGAACACCAACCCAGTGGGCGGCCTGTTGGAGTACGCCCGCTCCCACGGCTTTGCTGCTGAGTTCAAGTTGGTTGACCAGTCTGGACCTCCTCACGAGCCCAA GTTCGTTTACCAAGCGAAAGTTGGGGGTCGCTGGTTCCCAGCCGTCTGCGCGCACAGCAAGAAGCAAGGCAAGCAGGAAGCTGCAGATGCGGCCCTCCGCGTTTTGATTGGGGAGGACGAGAAGGCAGAGCGCATGGGTTTCACAGAG CTCCCTCTCACGGGCAGCACCTTCCACGACCAGATAGCCATGCTGAGCCACCGGTGCTTCAACGCCCTTACCAACAGTTTCCAGCCCTCCTTACTCGGCCGCAAGATCCTGGCTGCCATCATCATGAAGAAAGACTCTGACGACCTAGGTGTTGTGGTCAGCCTGGGGACAG GGAATCGCTGTGTGAAAGGAGATTCTCTGAGCCTAAAGGGAGAAACTGTCAATGACTGTCATGCAGAGATCATCTCCCGGAGAGGCTTCATCAG GTTTCTCTACAGCGAGTTAATGAAATACAACCCCCAGACAGCGAAGGATAGTATATTTGAACCTGCTAAAGGAGGAGAAAAGCTTCAGATAAAAAAGAGCGTGTCATTCCATCTCTATATCAG CACGGCCCCGTGTGGGGATGGTGCCCTCTTTGACAAGTCCTGCAGCGACCGAGCTGTGGAGAGCACAGACTCCCGCCACTACCCTGTCTTCGAGAATCCCAAACAAGGCAAGCTCCGCACCAAGGTAGAGAACG GGGAAGGCACGATCCCAGTGGAGTCCAGTGACATTGTGCCCACATGGGACGGCATTCGGCTGGGGGAGAGACTCCGCACCATGTCCTGCAGCGACAAGATCCTGCGCTGGAACGTGCTGGGCCTGCAGGGGGCACTGTTGACCCACTTCCTGCAGCCTGTGTATCTCAAATCCGTCACTCTGG GTTACCTATTCAGCCAGGGGCACCTGACCCGTGCCATTTGCTGTCGTGTGACAAGAGATGGAAGTGCGTTTGAGGATGGACTTCGACATCCCTTTATTGTCAACCACCCCAAG GTTGGCCGAGTCAGTGTATACGACTCCAAAAGGCAGTCTGGGAAGACCAAGGAGACAAGTGTCAACTGGTGTTTGGCTGATGGCTACGACCTCGAAATCCTGGATGGGACCAGAGGCACCGTGGACGG GCCACGGAACGAATTGTCCCGGGTGTCCAAAAAGAACATTTTCCTTCTATTTAAGAAGCTCTGCTCCTTCCGATACCGCAGAGATCTACTTAGACTCTCCTATGGTGAGGCCAAGAAAGCTGCCCGTGACTACGAGATAGCCAAGAACTACTTCAAAAAATCTCTGAAGGACATGGGCTACGGGAACTGGATAAGCAAGCCCCAGGAGGAGAAGAATTTTTACCTCTGCCCGGTGTAG
- the ADAR gene encoding double-stranded RNA-specific adenosine deaminase isoform X8 yields MAEIKEKICDHLFNVSSSSALNLAKNIGLTKARDVNAVLIDLERQGDVYRQGTTPPIWYLTDKKRERIQIKRNKDSVPETTQAAAVLETGKTTEGPTCNSPASDASNSTVTPGKVENGQEPVVKLKLKQEATAEPVKLKPPVYDNGPSKTGYVDFENGQWATDDIPDDLNSIHAAPGEFRAIMEMPSFYSHGLPRCSPYKKLTECQLKNPISGLLEYAQFASQTCEFNMIEQSGPPHEPRFQYCVAMGTHTFPTASAPSKKAAKQMAAEEAMKALQGEATSSTSSEDQPGSTNTEAFDNLESVMPNKVRRISELVRYLNTNPVGGLLEYARSHGFAAEFKLVDQSGPPHEPKFVYQAKVGGRWFPAVCAHSKKQGKQEAADAALRVLIGEDEKAERMGFTEVTPVTGASLRRTMLLLSRSPEAKRKTLPLTGSTFHDQIAMLSHRCFNALTNSFQPSLLGRKILAAIIMKKDSDDLGVVVSLGTGNRCVKGDSLSLKGETVNDCHAEIISRRGFIRFLYSELMKYNPQTAKDSIFEPAKGGEKLQIKKSVSFHLYISTAPCGDGALFDKSCSDRAVESTDSRHYPVFENPKQGKLRTKVENGEGTIPVESSDIVPTWDGIRLGERLRTMSCSDKILRWNVLGLQGALLTHFLQPVYLKSVTLGYLFSQGHLTRAICCRVTRDGSAFEDGLRHPFIVNHPKVGRVSVYDSKRQSGKTKETSVNWCLADGYDLEILDGTRGTVDGPRNELSRVSKKNIFLLFKKLCSFRYRRDLLRLSYGEAKKAARDYEIAKNYFKKSLKDMGYGNWISKPQEEKNFYLCPV; encoded by the exons ATGGCTGAGATCAAGGAGAAGATCTGTGACCACCTGTTCAACGTGTCCAGCTCCTCTGCCCTGAACTTGGCTAAGAACATTGGCCTCACTAAGGCCCGGGATGTGAATGCTGTGCTGATTGACTTGGAAAGGCAGGGAGATGTCTACAGGCAGGGGACCACCCCTCCCATATGGTATTTGACTGACAAGAAGCGAGAGAGGATACAGATCAAGAGAAACAAGGACAGTGTTCCTGAAACCACTCAAGCTGCTGCTGTCCTGGAGACCGGAAAAACCACAGAGGGCCCCACCTGCAACTCACCTGCGTCAGACGCCTCCAACAGCACGGTCACCCCAGGAAAGGTGGAAAATGGGCAGGAACCCGTCGTCAAGTTAAAACTCAAGCAAGAGGCCACAGCAGAACCAGTAAAACTGAAACCACCTGTTTATGACAACGGCCCCTCCAAAACAGGGTATGTTGACTTTGAAAACGGCCAGTGGGCCACAGATGACATCCCCGATGACTTGAATAGTATCCACGCCGCACCAGGTGAGTTCCGCGCCATCATGGAGATGCCCTCCTTCTACAGTCATGGCTTGCCACGGTGTTCACCCTACAAGAAACTGACAGAGTGCCAGCTGAAGAACCCCATCAGCGGCCTGTTAGAGTATGCCCAGTTCGCTAGTCAGACCTGTGAGTTCAACATGATAGAGCAGAGCGGACCACCCCATGAACCTCG GTTCCAGTACTGTGTTGCAATGGGAACCCATACTTTCCCCACTGCCAGCGCCCCAAGCAAGAAGGCAGCAAAGCAGATGGCTGCAGAGGAAGCCATGAAGGCCCTGCAAGGGGAGGCGACCAGCTCGACGTCTTCTGAAGACCAG CCCGGAAGTACGAACACGGAAGCATTCGATAACTTGGAATCAGTGATGCCCAACAAGGTCAGGAGGATCAGTGAGCTCGTGCGATACCTGAACACCAACCCAGTGGGCGGCCTGTTGGAGTACGCCCGCTCCCACGGCTTTGCTGCTGAGTTCAAGTTGGTTGACCAGTCTGGACCTCCTCACGAGCCCAA GTTCGTTTACCAAGCGAAAGTTGGGGGTCGCTGGTTCCCAGCCGTCTGCGCGCACAGCAAGAAGCAAGGCAAGCAGGAAGCTGCAGATGCGGCCCTCCGCGTTTTGATTGGGGAGGACGAGAAGGCAGAGCGCATGGGTTTCACAGAGGTAACCCCAGTGACAGGGGCCAGTCTCAGAAGAACTATGCTCCTCCTCTCAAGGTCCCCAGAAGCAAAGCGAAAGACA CTCCCTCTCACGGGCAGCACCTTCCACGACCAGATAGCCATGCTGAGCCACCGGTGCTTCAACGCCCTTACCAACAGTTTCCAGCCCTCCTTACTCGGCCGCAAGATCCTGGCTGCCATCATCATGAAGAAAGACTCTGACGACCTAGGTGTTGTGGTCAGCCTGGGGACAG GGAATCGCTGTGTGAAAGGAGATTCTCTGAGCCTAAAGGGAGAAACTGTCAATGACTGTCATGCAGAGATCATCTCCCGGAGAGGCTTCATCAG GTTTCTCTACAGCGAGTTAATGAAATACAACCCCCAGACAGCGAAGGATAGTATATTTGAACCTGCTAAAGGAGGAGAAAAGCTTCAGATAAAAAAGAGCGTGTCATTCCATCTCTATATCAG CACGGCCCCGTGTGGGGATGGTGCCCTCTTTGACAAGTCCTGCAGCGACCGAGCTGTGGAGAGCACAGACTCCCGCCACTACCCTGTCTTCGAGAATCCCAAACAAGGCAAGCTCCGCACCAAGGTAGAGAACG GGGAAGGCACGATCCCAGTGGAGTCCAGTGACATTGTGCCCACATGGGACGGCATTCGGCTGGGGGAGAGACTCCGCACCATGTCCTGCAGCGACAAGATCCTGCGCTGGAACGTGCTGGGCCTGCAGGGGGCACTGTTGACCCACTTCCTGCAGCCTGTGTATCTCAAATCCGTCACTCTGG GTTACCTATTCAGCCAGGGGCACCTGACCCGTGCCATTTGCTGTCGTGTGACAAGAGATGGAAGTGCGTTTGAGGATGGACTTCGACATCCCTTTATTGTCAACCACCCCAAG GTTGGCCGAGTCAGTGTATACGACTCCAAAAGGCAGTCTGGGAAGACCAAGGAGACAAGTGTCAACTGGTGTTTGGCTGATGGCTACGACCTCGAAATCCTGGATGGGACCAGAGGCACCGTGGACGG GCCACGGAACGAATTGTCCCGGGTGTCCAAAAAGAACATTTTCCTTCTATTTAAGAAGCTCTGCTCCTTCCGATACCGCAGAGATCTACTTAGACTCTCCTATGGTGAGGCCAAGAAAGCTGCCCGTGACTACGAGATAGCCAAGAACTACTTCAAAAAATCTCTGAAGGACATGGGCTACGGGAACTGGATAAGCAAGCCCCAGGAGGAGAAGAATTTTTACCTCTGCCCGGTGTAG